A single Populus nigra chromosome 13, ddPopNigr1.1, whole genome shotgun sequence DNA region contains:
- the LOC133671613 gene encoding uncharacterized protein LOC133671613 — MNQVSLQQNAITFCDERRGLVSISDYKGPVVCPKPRRVGILANNPIRPLRWPVSHQAEMCDSKAGAELLDIILMKEGHGADYPANQAASSPPPFFCGSPPTRVGNPLIQDARFGDEKFTPISPLSIPSPSGLSSPSTSACKGGGCVRMKFGLKPAEVRVEGFDCLNRDRQNSSIPAVA; from the exons ATGAATCAAGTTAGTCTTCAGCAGAACGCAATTACCTTTTGCGACGAGAGAAGAGGTTTGGTTTCGATTTCTGATTACAAGGGTCCTGTTGTTTGTCCGAAGCCTCGGCGAGTGGGAATTTTGGCTAATAATCCCATTAGGCCTTTGAGATGGCCCGTGAG TCATCAAGCCGAAATGTGTGATTCAAAAGCTGGGGCAGAGCTTCTGGACATTATTCTCATGAAG GAGGGGCATGGGGCAGATTATCCTGCAAACCAGGCGGcctcatcaccaccaccattttTTTGTGGTTCACCTCCAACCAGGGTTGGCAACCCATTAATTCAAGATGCCAGATTTGGGGATGAAAAATTCACTCCAATTTCTCCACTGTCAATCCCATCTCCTTCGGGTTTATCATCCCCATCAACTTCTGCGTGCAAGGGAGGAGGGTGTGTAAGAATGAAGTTTGGGCTTAAGCCAGCTGAAGTTAGAGTAGAAGGATTTGATTGCCTCAACAGGGATCGCCAAAATTCCAGCATCCCTGCTGTGGCTTAG